In Halichondria panicea chromosome 9, odHalPani1.1, whole genome shotgun sequence, a genomic segment contains:
- the LOC135341598 gene encoding filamin-B-like yields MADSRREVDNTASVMADKSWIYVQKKTFTNWVNDKLKATEARVEDLQIDFKDGIALITLMQVLAPGKKMPGKHKKNPRMDVHKRENLTIVFQFMINVENIPLVNIGAMDIYQCNLKLILGLIWTLILRYQIAGPVVHEAPDDKKSGKKANSKEQKSAKKLLHHWVNVVIPGCKVTNFSQSWNNGLALSALVDYCKPGLIPNHASLDPNNGLENITNAMDIAEKELGVPQVMHPEDMAVEKPDELSVMTYVSGYSHQDSAGQKSLLIWINIQMPHFQVTNLSSDWTDGKALGALTDVLSGGQFPEYEGMSSETPLENCKIVMHKAKEMLEIELLTTPEEFSSLSLNQLTRVSYLAQFQSCKPKSLIDSLEVNGKGVTGDIVNQETTFTVSAQRIPKWADIRANVSTATGKTIQVTKQFQDDKSAKFSYTPEEPGEFVIDIFMNDSPLPQHHATHIIPTFVNNCTASGDGLKRACVGKRAEFTVDCEQGGMGELQVIIQGQNNKLPAVMEKTKPQTFNVHYTPEEVDSHEIAITWGSEQIPESPFQCTVLDPSKCSAKGKGLTDAIINVQHTFVVDTRNAGPGELSVKCRGPSGELSVEIKGLQKELFECSYVPKEEGSHVIDIYWSDIPIPDSPFKVNAIVPTYGNKCTASGDGLKRACVGKMAEFTVDCEQGGVGELQVIIQGQNNKLPAVIEKTKPQTFNVSYTPEEVDAHEIAITWGSEQIPESPFQCTVLDPSKCSARGKGLTDAIINVQQMFVVNTSNAGPGELSVKCRGPSGELPVDIKNVQNESFQCSYVPKEEGSHVIDIYWSDIPIPDSPFKVNAIVPTYADKCTASGDGLKRACVGKRAEFTVDCEQGGVGELQVIIQGQNNKLPAVIEKTKPPQTFNVSYTPEEVDSHEIAITWGSEQIPESPFQCTVLDPSKCSAKGKGLTDAIINVQQMFVVNTSNAGPGELSVKCRGPSGELPVDIKNVQNESFECSYVPKEEGSHVIDIYWSDIPIPDSPFKVNAIVPTYADKCTASGDGLKRACVGKRAEFTVDCEQGGVGELQVIIQGQNNKLPAVIEKTMPQTFNVSYTPQEVDSHEIAISWGSEQISKSPFQCAVIDPSKCSVSGGLTQATVNTPHTFVMDTRNAGPGELSVKCRGPSGELPVEIKDLQNESFECSYVPKEEGSHVIDIYWSDIPISDSPLKVNAIVPTYADKCTASGDGLKRACVGKRAEFTVDCEQSGVGELQVIIQGQNNKLPAVIEKTKPQTFNVSYTPEEVDAHEIAVSWGSEQIPESPFQCSVIDPSKCSVSGGLTQATVNTPHTFVVNTRNAGPGELSVKCRGPSGELPVDIKNVQNESFECSYVPKEEGSHVIDIYWSDIPIADSPFKVNAIVPTYADKCTASGDGLKRACMGKRAEFTVDCEQGGVGELQVIIQGQNNKLPAVIETTMPQTFNVSYTPQEVDSHEIAVSWGNKQISESPFQCSVIDPSKCSVSGGLTQATVNTPHTFVMDTRNAGPGELSVKCRGPSGEIPVDIKDLQKESFECSYVPKEEGSHVIDIYWSDIPIADSPFKINAIVPTYADKCTASGDGLKRACVDKRAEFTVDCEQGGVGELQVIIQGQNNKLPAVIEKTKPQTFNVSYTPEEVDAHEIAVSWGSEQISESPFQCSVIDPSKCSVSGGLTQATVNTPHTFVMDTRNAGPGELSVKCRGPSGELPVEIKYLQKESFECSYVPKEEGSHVIDIYWSDIPIPDSPFKVNAIVPTYADKCTASGDGLKRACVGKRAEFTVDCEQGGVGELQVIIQGQNNKLPAVIEKTKPQTFNVSYTPQEVDSHEIAISWGSEQIPESPFQCAVIDPSKCSVSGGLTQATVNTPHTFVMDTRNAGPGKLSVKCRGPSGDIPVDIKDLQKESFECSYVPKEEGSHVIDIYWSDIPIPDSPFKVNAIVPTYADKCTASGDGLKRACVGKRAEFTVDCEQGGVGELQVIIQGQNNKLPAVIEKTKPQTFNVSYTPEEVDSHEIGISWGSKQIPESPFQCAVIDPSKCSVSGGLTQATVNTPHTFVMDTRNAGPGELSVKCRGPSGDLPVEIKYLQKESFECSYVPKEEGSHVIDIYWSNIPIRDSPFKVNAIVPTYADKCTASGDGLKRACVGKRAEFTVDCEQGGVGELQVIIQGQNNKLPAVIEKTKPQTFNVSYTPEEVDSHEIAISWGSEQISESPFQCAVIDPSKCSVSGGLTQATVNTPHTFVVDTRNAGPGKLSVKCRGPSGELPVEIKDAGNKTFQCTWIPQKMGAHNFDIILSGYPIPTSPLQVNAVIYADPGKCSIYDLPHGDLYMKKTYTFTVKSEQPGYTCDLTVFPTTKESLESCEINGDRSSGVYTVQFVPAEAGKLTMDVKCNGTNILSSPLSFNVIDLSKPIKEQCAFQVMQNIEESVNIPAEFLESEMESTPSNEIPSTDEEMVLEINEPLTLLIDLESDQIGKDITATVTGEKMEPFDVPVVKNSNNSITICVSANEPDRYTIQLKADGEPLPTGPFFVTFIEPIKIKTPSETQTAKWEPKEERIVKVSYKYKRKIINAQVSLSVDSSMADAINTSIAVQEVETAAPIPISFSELDGGMYNVEFMTTNEREYVMVFKYRLKIVPTAQDKHYVLSVIA; encoded by the coding sequence ACATATGTCTCTGGATATTCACACCAAGATTCAGCCGGTCAGAAATCTCTTCTAATCTGGATCAACATTCAGATGCCGCATTTCCAAGTTACGAATCTTTCTTCGGATTGGACCGATGGAAAAGCCCTGGGAGCACTCACTGATGTCCTTTCTGGAGGGCAGTTTCCTGAATACGAAGGAATGAGCTCTGAAACTCCCCTTGAAAATTGCAAGATTGTCATGCACAAAGCAAAGGAGATGCTAGAAATAGAACTATTGACCACTCCTGAAGAATTCTCCTCCCTATCCCTCAACCAGCTGACAAGAGTGTCGTATCTTGCTCAATTTCAGTCATGCAAACCCAAATCACTGATTGATTCCCTCGAAGTCAATGGCAAAGGCGTAACAGGAGACATAGTCAACCAAGAAACCACCTTCACTGTGTCTGCACAGAGGATTCCAAAGTGGGCTGACATTCGAGCAAATGTGTCTACAGCAACTGGAAAAACGATTCAAGTGACGAAACAATTTCAAGACGataaatctgccaaattttccTACACTCCTGAAGAACCTGGGGAATTTGTCATCGATATCTTCATGAATGATTCTCCTCTGCCACAACATCATGCAACACACATCATTCCTACCTTCGTGAACAACTGTACAGCATCTGGCGATGGTCTCAAGAGAGCGTGCGTGGGCAAGAGGGCAGAGTTCACTGTCGACTGCGAGCAAGGAGGAATGGGAGAGCTGCAAGTGATAATTCAGGGACAAAACAACAAACTGCCTGCTGTAATGGAGAAAACAAAGCCACAAACATTCAATGTTCACTACACTCCAGAGGAAGTAGATTCTCATGAAATTGCAATCACCTGGGGCAGTGAACAGATTCCCGAGTCTCCATTccaatgtactgtacttgATCCAAGCAAGTGCTCAGCCAAAGGCAAAGGATTGACTGATGCTATCATCAACGTTCAACACACGTTTGTCGTGGACACCAGGAATGCAGGACCAGGAGAACTTTCCGTTAAATGCAGGGGACCTAGTGGTGAACTTTCAGTCGAAATCAAAGGTCTCCAAAAGGAATTGTTTGAATGCTCCTATGTACCGAAAGAAGAAGGTAGTCATGTTATCGATATCTACTGGTCGGACATTCCCATTCCTGATAGTCCCTTCAAGGTCAATGCTATTGTTCCAACTTATGGCAACAAATGTACAGCATCTGGCGATGGTCTCAAGAGAGCATGCGTGGGCAAGATGGCAGAGTTCACTGTTGACTGTGAGCAAGGTGGAGTGGGAGAGCTGCAAGTGATAATTCAGGGACAAAACAACAAACTGCCTGCTGTAATCGAGAAAACAAAGCCACAAACATTCAATGTTTCCTACACTCCTGAAGAAGTAGATGCTCATGAAATTGCGATCACCTGGGGCAGTGAACAGATTCCCGAGTCTCCATTccaatgtactgtacttgATCCAAGCAAGTGCTCAGCCAGAGGCAAAGGATTGACTGATGCTATCATCAACGTTCAACAGATGTTTGTTGTGAACACCAGcaatgcaggacctggagaaCTTTCCGTTAAATGCAGAGGACCCAGTGGTGAGCTTCCAGTGGATATCAAAAATGTCCAAAATGAATCGTTTCAATGCTCCTATGTGCCGAAAGAAGAAGGTAGCCATGTTATCGATATCTACTGGTCGGACATTCCCATTCCTGATAGTCCCTTCAAGGTCAATGCTATTGTTCCAACTTATGCCGACAAATGTACAGCATCTGGTGATGGTCTCAAGAGAGCGTGCGTGGGCAAGAGGGCAGAGTTCACTGTCGACTGTGAGCAAGGTGGAGTGGGAGAGCTGCAAGTGATAATTCAAGGACAAAATAACAAACTGCCTGCTGTAATCGAGAAAACAAAGCCGCCACAAACATTCAATGTTTCCTACACTCCAGAAGAAGTGGATTCTCATGAAATTGCGATCACCTGGGGCAGTGAACAGATTCCCGAGTCTCCATTccaatgtactgtacttgATCCAAGCAAGTGCTCAGCCAAAGGCAAAGGATTGACTGATGCTATCATCAACGTTCAACAGATGTTTGTTGTGAACACCAGcaatgcaggacctggagaaCTTTCCGTTAAATGCAGAGGACCCAGTGGTGAGCTTCCAGTGGATATCAAAAATGTCCAAAATGAATCGTTTGAATGCTCCTATGTGCCGAAAGAAGAAGGTAGCCATGTTATCGATATCTACTGGTCAGACATTCCTATTCCTGATAGTCCCTTCAAGGTCAATGCTATTGTTCCAACTTATGCCGACAAATGTACAGCATCTGGCGATGGTCTCAAGAGAGCGTGCGTGGGCAAGAGGGCAGAGTTCACTGTCGACTGCGAGCAAGGAGGAGTGGGAGAGTTGCAAGTGATAATTCAAGGACAAAACAACAAACTGCCTGCTGTAATTGAGAAAACAATGCCACAAACATTCAATGTTTCCTACACTCCACAGGAAGTAGATTCTCATGAAATTGCAATCTCTTGGGGAAGTGAACAGATTTCCAAGTCTCCATTTCAATGTGCTGTAATCGATCCAAGCAAGTGCTCAGTGAGTGGAGGATTGACTCAAGCTACTGTCAATACTCCACATACTTTTGTCATGGATACCAGgaatgcaggacctggagaaCTATCCGTTAAATGCAGAGGACCCAGTGGTGAACTTCCAGTCGAAATCAAAGATCTCCAAAACGAATCGTTTGAATGTTCCTATGTGCCGAAAGAAGAAGGTAGCCATGTTATCGATATCTACTGGTCGGACATTCCCATTTCTGATAGTCCCCTCAAGGTTAATGCTATTGTTCCAACTTATGCCGACAAATGTACGGCATCTGGCGATGGTCTCAAGAGAGCGTGCGTGGGCAAGAGGGCAGAGTTCACTGTCGACTGTGAGCAAAGTGGAGTGGGAGAGCTGCAAGTGATAATTCAGGGACAAAACAACAAACTGCCTGCTGTAATCGAGAAAACAAAGCCACAAACATTCAATGTTTCCTACACTCCTGAAGAAGTAGATGCTCATGAAATTGCAGTCTCCTGGGGAAGTGAACAGATTCCCGAGTCTCCATTTCAATGTTCTGTAATCGATCCAAGCAAGTGCTCAGTGAGTGGAGGATTGACTCAAGCTACTGTCAACACTCCACATACTTTTGTCGTGAACACCAGgaatgcaggacctggagaaCTTTCCGTTAAATGCAGAGGACCCAGTGGTGAGCTTCCAGTGGATATCAAAAATGTCCAAAATGAATCGTTTGAATGCTCCTATGTGCCGAAAGAAGAAGGTAGCCATGTTATCGATATCTACTGGTCAGACATTCCTATTGCTGATAGTCCCTTCAAGGTCAATGCTATTGTTCCAACTTATGCTGACAAATGTACAGCATCTGGCGATGGTCTCAAGAGAGCGTGCATGGGCAAGAGGGCAGAGTTCACTGTCGACTGCGAGCAAGGAGGAGTGGGAGAGCTGCAAGTGATAATTCAAGGACAAAACAACAAACTTCCTGCTGTAATTGAGACAACAATGCCACAAACATTCAATGTTTCCTACACTCCACAGGAAGTGGATTCTCATGAAATTGCAGTCTCCTGGGGAAATAAACAGATTTCCGAGTCTCCATTTCAATGTTCTGTAATCGATCCAAGCAAGTGCTCAGTGAGTGGAGGATTGACTCAAGCTACTGTCAACACTCCACATACTTTTGTCATGGACACCAGgaatgcaggacctggagaaCTTTCCGTTAAATGCAGAGGACCCAGTGGTGAGATTCCAGTTGATATCAAAGATCTCCAAAAGGAATCGTTTGAATGCTCTTATGTGCCGAAAGAAGAAGGTAGCCATGTTATCGATATCTACTGGTCGGACATTCCTATTGCTGATAGTCCCTTCAAGATCAATGCTATTGTTCCAACTTATGCCGACAAATGTACGGCATCTGGCGATGGTCTCAAGAGAGCGTGTGTAGATAAGAGGGCAGAGTTCACTGTCGACTGTGAGCAAGGTGGAGTGGGAGAGCTGCAAGTGATAATTCAAGGACAAAACAACAAACTGCCTGCTGTAATCGAGAAAACAAAGCCACAAACATTCAATGTTTCCTACACTCCTGAAGAAGTAGATGCTCATGAAATTGCAGTCTCCTGGGGAAGTGAACAGATTTCCGAGTCTCCATTTCAATGTTCTGTAATCGATCCAAGCAAGTGCTCAGTGAGTGGAGGATTGACTCAAGCTACTGTCAATACTCCACATACTTTTGTCATGGACACCAGgaatgcaggacctggagaaCTATCCGTTAAATGCAGAGGACCCAGTGGTGAACTTCCAGTCGAAATCAAATATCTCCAAAAGGAATCGTTTGAATGCTCCTATGTGCCGAAAGAAGAAGGTAGCCATGTTATCGATATCTACTGGTCGGACATTCCCATTCCTGATAGTCCTTTCAAGGTCAATGCTATTGTTCCAACTTATGCCGACAAATGTACGGCATCTGGCGATGGTCTCAAGAGAGCGTGCGTGGGCAAGAGGGCAGAGTTCACTGTCGACTGTGAGCAAGGTGGAGTGGGAGAGCTGCAAGTGATAATTCAGGGACAAAACAACAAACTGCCTGCTGTAATTGAGAAAACAAAGCCACAAACATTTAATGTTTCCTACACTCCACAGGAAGTAGATTCTCATGAAATTGCAATCTCTTGGGGAAGTGAACAGATTCCCGAGTCTCCATTTCAATGTGCTGTAATCGATCCAAGCAAGTGCTCAGTGAGTGGAGGATTGACTCAAGCTACTGTCAATACTCCACATACTTTTGTCATGGACACCAGGAATGCAGGACCTGGAAAACTATCCGTTAAATGCAGAGGACCTAGTGGTGATATTCCAGTTGATATCAAAGATCTCCAAAAGGAATCGTTTGAATGCTCCTATGTGCCGAAAGAAGAAGGTAGCCATGTTATTGATATCTACTGGTCAGACATTCCCATTCCTGATAGTCCCTTCAAGGTCAATGCTATTGTTCCAACTTATGCCGACAAATGTACAGCATCTGGCGATGGTCTCAAGAGAGCGTGCGTGGGCAAGAGGGCAGAGTTCACTGTCGACTGTGAGCAAGGTGGAGTGGGAGAGCTGCAAGTGATAATTCAGGGACAAAACAACAAACTGCCTGCTGTAATCGAGAAAACAAAGCCACAAACATTCAATGTTTCCTACACTCCAGAGGAAGTGGATTCTCATGAAATTGGGATCTCTTGGGGAAGTAAACAGATTCCCGAGTCTCCATTTCAATGTGCTGTAATTGATCCAAGCAAGTGCTCAGTGAGTGGAGGATTGACTCAAGCTACTGTCAATACTCCACATACTTTTGTCATGGACACCAGgaatgcaggacctggagaaCTATCCGTTAAATGCAGAGGACCTAGTGGTGATCTTCCAGTCGAAATCAAATATCTTCAAAAGGAATCCTTTGAATGCTCCTATGTGCCGAAAGAAGAAGGTAGCCATGTTATCGATATCTACTGGTCGAACATTCCTATTCGTGATAGTCCTTTCAAGGTCAATGCTATTGTTCCAACTTATGCTGACAAATGTACAGCATCTGGCGATGGTCTCAAGAGAGCGTGCGTGGGCAAGAGGGCAGAGTTCACTGTTGACTGTGAGCAAGGTGGAGTGGGAGAGCTGCAAGTGATAATTCAGGGACAAAACAACAAACTGCCTGCTGTAATCGAGAAAACAAAGCCACAGACATTCAATGTTTCCTACACTCCTGAAGAAGTAGATTCTCATGAAATTGCAATCTCTTGGGGAAGTGAACAGATTTCCGAGTCTCCATTTCAATGTGCTGTAATTGATCCAAGCAAGTGCTCAGTGAGTGGAGGATTGACTCAAGCTACTGTCAACACTCCACATACTTTTGTCGTGGATACCAGGAATGCAGGACCTGGAAAACTTTCCGTTAAATGCAGAGGACCCAGTGGTGAGCTTCCAGTGGAAATCAAAGATGCTGGCAACAAAACATTTCAATGCACCTGGATTCCTCAAAAGATGGGTGCTCACAATTTTGATATCATCCTGTCTGGCTACCCCATTCCAACAAGTCCATTACAAGTCAATGCTGTCATCTATGCTGATCCTGGAAagtgcagtatttatgacctCCCTCACGGTGATTTGTATATGAAGAAAACTTATACATTCACTGTAAAGTCTGAGCAACCTGGCTATACTTGTGACCTCACTGTCTTTCCTACTACTAAAGAAAGTCTTGAAAGCTGTGAAATTAATGGTGATCGCTCTTCAGGAGTTTATACTGTACAATTTGTTCCTGCTGAAGCTGGTAAACTGACAATGGATGTCAAGTGCAATGGCACCAACATTCTTTCCAGCCCTTTGTCCTTCAATGTTATAGATCTCTCCAAACCTATAAAAGAACAATGTGCGTTTCAGGTGATGCAGAATATCGAAGAGAGTGTCAACATACCTGCTGAATTTCTTGAATCCGAAATGGAATCTACACCTAGTAATGAGATCCCGAGTACTGATGAGGAAATGGTTCTGGAGATCAACGAACCATTGACTCTTCTAATTGATTTAGAGAGTGATCAAATTGGTAAAGATATAACTGCAACTGTCACTGGCGAGAAAATGGAACCATTTGATGTTCCCGTGGTAAAAAATTCCAACAATTCGATCACAATTTGCGTCAGTGCAAATGAACCAGATCGTTACACTATTCAGCTGAAAGCAGACGGAGAGCCACTACCCACTGGACCCTTCTTTGTCACCTTCATTGAGCCCATTAAAATTAAAACTCCATCGGAAACACAGACAGCAAAGTGGGAGCCAAAAGAAGAACGAATTGTGAAAGTGTCTTACAAGTACAAGAGGAAGATTATCAATGCTCAAGTGAGTCTCTCTGTTGACTCAAGCATGGCAGATGCAATCAATACATCGATTGCCGTGCAAGAAGTTGAAACAGCTGCACCCATTCCAATCTCTTTCTCCGAGCTAGATGGAGGGATGTACAATGTTGAGTTCATGACAACCAACGAAAGAGAGTATGTGATGGTGTTCAAGTACCGATTGAAGATTGTTCCAACTGCTCAAGACAAACACTATGTTCTTAGTGTAATTGCATAA
- the LOC135341652 gene encoding uncharacterized protein LOC135341652: MGNLAGKRSKEYKLLMVGLDQAGKTTALYFLKYGEIQMSSGSTISFNVETINHQGYDFVIWDISGKEKIRRMWKHYYKSTDGVIFVVDSTDSGEERVEECKEALSMFIGEDLLRGCTLLVLANKQDLPDAMSIEEISEKLGLESIQDRRWHIEGTCAISGEGIYEGLDWLHSVLTEQKQS; the protein is encoded by the exons ATGGGGAATCTTGCAGGCAAGCGTAGCAAAGAATACAAGCTGCTAATGGTTG GTCTAGACCAGGCTGGTAAGACCACGGCTCTCTATTTCCTTAAATATGGAGAGATCCAAATGTCATCTGGATCTACCATCA GTTTCAATGTGGAGACTATCAATCATCAAGGTTATGACTTTGTGATTTGGGACATCAGCGGAAAAGAGAAAATA CGACGAATGTGGAAGCATTACTACAAGAGCACAGATGGTGTAATCTTTGTTGTGGACAGCACTGATAGTGGAGAGGAGAGAGTTGAGGAATGCAAAGAAGCTCTGTCTATGTTCATTGGGGAAGATCTACTCAGAGGATGTACCCTCTTAGTATTAGCCAATAAGCAAGACTTACCAGATGCTATGTCAATTGAAGAAATCTCAGAGAAGCTAGGATTGGAATCTATTCAAGATAGGAGATGGC ATATTGAAGGTACGTGCGCTATCAGTGGAGAGGGGATATATGAAGGACTGGATTGGCTGCATTCAGTTCTCACTGAGCAAAAACAATCATAG
- the LOC135341251 gene encoding LOW QUALITY PROTEIN: uncharacterized protein LOC135341251 (The sequence of the model RefSeq protein was modified relative to this genomic sequence to represent the inferred CDS: inserted 1 base in 1 codon) — MGNTWQRVVKRFSQQEIRVLMAGKTTTLYRMKLGEVVTTIPTLGFNVETVSYKNINFTTWDIGGRDKVRPLWRHYFQKADVLIFVVDSNDRDRLXEVKDELWRFLTEDELNESILLVLANKQDLPNAMSTEEVTEKLDLTSIKERDWYIQGSCATKGDGLYEGLDWLKSTLTQQRLKKTMVKPVGKTIPSSKNSVKNSWWTSIASYFVRAASPKMGNTWQRVVKKFNQQEIRILMVGLDAAGKTTTLYKLKLGEVVTTIPTIGFNVETVSYKNVNFTTWDVGGRGKIRPLWRHYYQNTDVLIFVLDSNDRDRIEECKDELWRFLTEDELKESILLVLANKQDLPNAMSTQEVTEKLDLTSIKERNWYIQGSCATKGDGLYEGLDWLKSTLTQQRLKKTMVKPVEETIPSSKNYVKNSWWTSIASYFVRAA; from the exons ATGGGCAACACATGGCAACGAGTTGTGAAGAGGTTTAGCCAACAAGAAATCAGAGTTCTTATG GCCGGAAAGACTACCACACTGTACAGGATGAAACTTGGGGAAGTTGTCACAACTATTCCCACCCTTG GATTTAATGTTGAGACCGTCAGCTACAAAAATATTAACTTCACTACATGGGACATCGGAGGAAGAGACAAAGTT AGACCTCTTTGGAGACATTACTTCCAAAAAGCTGATGTACTCATCTTTGTAGTGGACAGCAACGACAGGGACAGAT AAGAGGTCAAAGACGAGTTATGGAGGTTCCTGACAGAGGATGAGTTGAATGAAAGCATTCTTTTGGTGCTGGCCAACAAACAGGACCTCCCGAATGCAATGAGCACTGAAGAAGTCACTGAGAAATTGGATTTGACCTCCATCAAAGAAAGAGATTGGT ATATCCAAGGCTCCTGTGCTACCAAAGGAGACGGTCTCTATGAGGGACTGGACTGGTTGAAGTCGACACTCACTCAGCAAAGACTGAAAAAGACTATGGTGAAGCCAGTCGGAAAGACAATTCCAAGCTCAAAAAACTCTGTTAAGAACTCTTGGTGGacatctatagctagctattttgtGAGAGCTGCAT CTCCCAAAATGGGCAACACATGGCAACGAGTTGTGAAGAAGTTTAACCAACAAGAAATCAGAATTCTTATGGTTG GCCTTGATGCTGCCGGAAAGACTACCACACTGTACAAGCTGAAACTTGGGGAAGTTGTCACAACCATTCCCACCATTG GATTTAACGTTGAGACTGTCAGCTACAAAAATGTTAACTTCACTACATGGGACGTCGGAGGAAGAGGCAAAATT AGACCTCTTTGGAGACACTACTACCAAAACACCGATGTACTCATCTTTGTATTGGACAGCAACGACAGGGACAGAATTGAAGAGTGCAAAGACGAGTTATGGAGGTTCCTGACAGAGGATGAATTGAAAGAAAGCATTCTTTTGGTGCTGGCCAACAAACAGGACCTCCCGAATGCAATGAGCACTCAAGAAGTCACTGAGAAACTAGATTTGACCTCCATCAAAGAAAGAAATTGGT ATATCCAAGGCTCCTGTGCTACCAAAGGAGATGGTCTCTATGAGGGACTGGACTGGTTGAAGTCGACACTCACTCAGCAAAGACTGAAAAAGACAATGGTGAAGCCAGTCGAAGAGACAATTCCAAGCTCAAAAAACTATGTTAAAAACTCTTGGTGGacatctatagctagctattttgtGAGAGCTGCATAA
- the LOC135341252 gene encoding uncharacterized protein LOC135341252, with translation MGNTWQRVGKRFNQQEIKIIMVGLDAAGKTTTLYKMKLGEVVTTIPTIGFNVETVNYKNINFTTWDVGGRGRVRPLWRHYYQNIDVLIFVVDSNDRDRIEECKDELWRFLTEDELKESILLVLANKQDLPNAMSTQEVTEKLDLTSIKERNWYIQGSCATKGDGLYEGLDWLKSTLTQQRLKKTMVKPVEETIPSLKNSVKNSWWTSIASYFARAASPKMGNTWQRVVKRFNQQEIKIIMVGLDAAGKTTTLYKLKLGEVVTTIPTLGFNVETVNYKNVNFITWDIGGRDQPRPLWRHYFQKADVLIFVVDSNDRDRIEEVKDELWRLLGEDELNEIILLVLANKQDLPNAMSTEEVTEKLDLTSIKERDWYIQGSCAIKGDGLYEALDWLKSTLTQQRLKKTIVKPVKETMLSSKNYVKNSWWTSLTSYFVRAE, from the exons ATGGGCAACACGTGGCAACGAGTTGGGAAGAGGTTTAACCAACAAGAAATCAAAATTATTATGGTTG GCCTTGATGCTGCCGGAAAGACTACCACACTGTACAAGATGAAGCTTGGGGAAGTTGTCACAACCATTCCCACCATTG GATTTAACGTTGAGACTGTCAACTACAAAAATATTAACTTCACTACATGGGACGTCGGAGGAAGAGGCAGAGTT AGACCTCTTTGGAGACACTACTACCAAAACATCGATGTACTCATCTTTGTAGTGGACAGCAACGACAGGGACAGAATTGAAGAGTGCAAAGACGAGTTATGGAGGTTCCTGACAGAGGATGAATTGAAAGAAAGCATTCTTTTGGTGCTGGCCAACAAACAGGACCTCCCGAATGCAATGAGCACTCAAGAAGTCACTGAGAAACTAGATTTGACCTCCATCAAAGAAAGAAATTGGT ATATCCAAGGCTCCTGTGCTACCAAAGGAGACGGTCTCTATGAGGGACTGGACTGGTTGAAGTCGACACTCACTCAGCAAAGACTGAAAAAGACTATGGTGAAACCAGTCGAAGAGACAATTCCAAGCTTAAAAAACTCTGTTAAGAATTCTTGGTGGacatctatagctagctattttgcGAGAGCTGCAT CTCCCAAAATGGGCAACACATGGCAACGAGTTGTGAAGAGGTTTAACCAACAAGAAATCAAAATTATTATGGTTG GCCTTGATGCTGCCGGAAAGACTACCACACTGTACAAGCTGAAGCTTGGGGAAGTTGTCACAACCATTCCCACCCTTG GATTTAACGTTGAGACTGTCAACTACAAAAATGTTAACTTCATTACATGGGACATCGGAGGAAGAGACCAACCT AGACCTCTTTGGAGACATTACTTCCAAAAAGCTGATGTACTCATCTTTGTAGTGGACAGCAACGACAGGGACAGAATTGAAGAGGTCAAAGACGAGTTATGGAGGCTCCTTGGAGAGGATGAGTTGAATGAAATCATTCTTTTGGTTCTGGCCAACAAACAGGACCTCCCGAATGCAATGAGCACTGAAGAAGTCACTGAGAAATTGGATTTAACCTCCATCAAAGAAAGAGACTGGT ATATCCAAGGCTCCTGTGCTATCAAAGGAGACGGTCTCTATGAGGCACTGGACTGGTTGAAGTCGACACTCACTCAGCAAAGACTGAAAAAGACTATAGTGAAACCAGTCAAAGAGACAATGCTAAGCTCAAAAAACTATGTTAAGAATTCTTGGTGGACATCTTTAACTAGCTATTTTGTGAGAGCTGAAtaa